The following is a genomic window from Neomonachus schauinslandi chromosome 15, ASM220157v2, whole genome shotgun sequence.
TTTGACACATTCCTTTCATGTGGCTTCAACTTTGGTTCAGTTCACCAAGTTTCTCTTATACATTTTTTGTCTCTTCCCAGTGATCCAGTTTTTTGACACTGCCAGGGTGGATCGTACCCGGAGCTGGCTCTATGCCGCCTGTTCTGTCTCCTATCTGGGTGCCATGGTCTCCAGCAACTCGGCACTACAGTTTGTCAACTATCCGACTCAGGTGAAATCTCAGGGTGTGATGAGGGTTGGCTcagaagttgtttgaaaagacCTAAGAATTCTTCGCTCAGGTCTGTGACTTAAACAAAAGAGAATGTGTTGGAGAAATTCAGAGGGCAAAGAACCATAGATCTGAGGTCTAGTGGTGGTGGGTTGGCCATGATAGGCTGTGGTTTCTGGTGCAGGCCCCacagttacttttcttttttaaagattttatttatttatttgagagagagaatgaaagagagagagcgtgagaggggggagggtcagagggagaagcagactccctgacgagcagggagcccgatgcgggactcgatcccgggactccaggatcatgacctgagctgaaggcagtcgcctaaccaactgagccacccaggcgccccccacagtTACTTTTCTTAACagagcacctagcacagtgcctggcacatcccAGAGGCTCAGGTACTATTTGCTGGATTTCGTTTCAGGTCCTTGGTAAATCCTGCAAGCCAATCCCAGGTAAGCGGAAGCAGATGGTCTCCCTCTACCATCCTCACTCTTCCTGTAGCAGGCTCTCTACTCCTCTGCTAGAGCTGTGTATCCCTTCGGGGTCGTCATCTCATCACAGCTATCTCCAGAGCCGgccctccatcccttccccctGCCATCCTGTCCTCTGTATCGCTTCCGGTGGTGTTGGATGTGCATGGGCCCGAAGCTAGAGACCAACCTAGCCTGCTTCCTGTGCCGGTATTTTGGTGTCCTGGGTGCTTACATTGTCATTAGAGTTGAGTCTCATTTTGAttgtcagtttctttctctcaacctctctctcaTCCACTGTCCCCACCCTTTCCCTGTTCCTTCTTGGATCTTTCACCTTTGTTCTCTGCCTTTTCCCTGCCTTCTACCCTTTGTTCCCCCGGTTGCTCAGTGCTCTCTCCAGGTGCCAGCCTTGCGCCTTCCTCTTAGCTTCTGTAGGCCTTCCTTCTCAGACATCGTTTTCTGCCAGGAGTCTCCTAAGAGGACAGTGTTGGGCTCATCACTGCCTGTGGGTACCCGAATTTTCCACTGTTTCTTCCCTGTAGTCATGCTCCTTGGAGTTACCCTCTTGAAGAAGAAGTACCCAAAGGCCAAGTACCTGTGTGTGTTGCTAATTGTGGCCGGAGTGGCCCTTTTCATGTACAAACCCAAGCAAGTAGTTGGGATGGAAGAACACACAGTTGGCTACGGAGAACTGCTTCTGGTATGTGATCCTGGTGGGAAAGGCAGCCTTTTCCGGTAATCACAACCAAGGAGCATCCCACCTGGGCGTGTGAAAGGCCAGTTATGTGTCGAGAGAGAGATTGTGATGCTCCTTGCCCCCCATTTCTCGGCTTTGTCTCTTGTTGCATGGCCCCCGGCTCTCCTAAGGCCACAGTGGGAAGCCTGAAATACTGAACAAAAACGCAGCTCTGCAGGGGAAGGGGTGACTCTGAGGCCTGTGTTTAAGTGCTGGTGTGAGGCCGGAGAGACATGAGAGCAAATAGGGAAGGAATAGCCTGTCACTCACTGTGGCTTTCTGAGAAACTGGGAAGCCAGAGTTTAAAAACAATACTATAATAGCTCTTGCTTACTGTGTATTAGGCCTTGTTCTCAGTGGTTTACCTATTAGTTGGTTAATTTCTACAACAATAACCTTATAtatgttattatttccattttccctacgaagacactgaggcacagagaggttaagtcacttgccagGGTCACACGGCTATGAAGTGGCAGAGGAAGTGGCTAGCTTGGCCCAGGCTTCTAATCTGGGCAGTGTGACCAGAGAATCTAGTCTGGAGCGCTCCTCCAAGCCAGGAGGCTAACAGGCCAGTACCAGATGTCCTTTCTCTACTCTCACGGGAAAATACATGGCTCAGCACGGGTTCCAGGCCCCTGCACACGAGGCTTCGTGGCACTGCCTTGGGAAGTGCTAGGCTTCCCATCCCACTCTGATTACattactgggtggctcagataggcTGTCGTTCTGGTgcctgggtggggcaggaggCAGTGAGCGTGATCTCTCCGGACCCTCCACCCGTGACCGaatgctagcattttgttctgaGGACTCTGTCTTAAGATAGCGGCTTTGTGAGGAGTCTCAGAAAAGTGAGAGTCCTGTGTCCTGGGGTAGGGAGGGGCCCTGGTGGCCTTCTTGCTGCAGGGTGCACCCTCTCTTTTCCAGTTATTGTCTCTGACCCTGGATGGACTGACAGGCGTTTCCCAGGACCACATGCGGGCTCATTACCAAACAGGCTCCAACCACATGATGTTGAATATCAACCTTTGGTCGACATTGCTGCTGGGAGCTGGTAAGGAGCGGTTCTGCTGTTCTTCCGTGTGTCACCAGAGGGCAGGCTGCTGTCCTCCAGTTGATCCCTAGCGTGGGTGCTGGTTGGTAACTTTGCCCAGGCCGGAGGCCTGTCTCGGCTGTAAGATGCCCTTCTGTTCAAGCCCCTGGAAAACCTTCTTGGAGAAACTTTCCCTGGCGGGCTCTGCTTGCTCCTCATGACTGGCACAATCATGGGTAGACCTGTGCCAGTTTCCTTTGGGGGGCACGTAGTAGTAGGTTACAGGGGTACCTTGGGAACTCACCTTCTTATAGCGATGACATACTGGTATTTGGTGTATACGGACTGTAGTTTGAATATGAACGCATGTGCTTTTAAATCAGTGCTTCCCAACCTTTGTTCAAATCTGGGCGCCTGCGGGAAGTAATTTTTAGTACAGCACAGTGGGGTGAACGGAGGAGGCTGCTGATGGCTGGAGGTGGCCATGCGTGGGGCTGCCTTGAGCTGGGGATGTGTGGGTCAGTATCTCCCCAACATCTGAGGATTTCTGCTACCAGTAACTTTGGCAGAAGTAGCTAGTTGACTCCCAAGCCTCTCTTGGAAGGGTCTTTAGTTTGTCTAATCAGAAAACTAGGAGCAAGCTGCCTGACAGGACAGTGTGAACTCAGTCCCTGCACTTCCCGACGTGCTGTTCCGTGGAGTACTTTCCTGGGCTGCGTGTAGACACGTGCGCTGACGCAGGCACACAGGGTGCGCCATTCATCCTTTGCCATTTATTCCCAGGAATCCTGTTTACTGGGGAGCTCTGGGAGTTCTTGAGCTTTGCCGAAAGGTACCCTACCGTCATCTATAACATCCTGTTCTTTGGCCTGACCAGTGCCCTGGGTCAGGTGAGTGCCTCGAGACCGGGTAGCTTGGCTTCCCCAAGGGAGCCCGACCCGGCTGGAAGAAGAGGGCGGCTAGCCCAGCCCTGATGTCCTGTCACAGACTTTGACCTTGGGG
Proteins encoded in this region:
- the SLC35B1 gene encoding solute carrier family 35 member B1, with amino-acid sequence MRPLSPVGDVRLELSPPPPPPLPLPAVSGSPVGSSGRLMAASSSLVPDRLRLPLCFLGVFVCYFYYGILQEKITRGKYGEGAKQETFTFALTLVFIQCVINAVFAKILIQFFDTARVDRTRSWLYAACSVSYLGAMVSSNSALQFVNYPTQVLGKSCKPIPVMLLGVTLLKKKYPKAKYLCVLLIVAGVALFMYKPKQVVGMEEHTVGYGELLLLLSLTLDGLTGVSQDHMRAHYQTGSNHMMLNINLWSTLLLGAGILFTGELWEFLSFAERYPTVIYNILFFGLTSALGQSFIFMTVVYFGPLTCSIITTTRKFFTILASVILFANPISQLQWVGTVLVFLGLGLDAKFGKGAKKTSH